The Scleropages formosus chromosome 9, fSclFor1.1, whole genome shotgun sequence DNA segment TGCTGGAAAATAAACAAGCGGCGCGTCTCGGcacacaccgccccccccaccgAAAATCACGCCACGCACACGGAAACCCAACACGGGGCCCCGGTGGATCGCCCGCCGCTGCGCAATCTCTCCGCTCGGGCCGCGTGCCTTTCGCAGAAATCTTCGGACGGGAGGCGGACGCCTGATGAAAGTTAAGCATTCGTTTAAATAAACACGCAAAGGGGGCCCACCggggttggggggtgtgggggtatGGGCCCGACCCCCCGAAAAGACGGCGATGTTTATTTGAGAGCCAGACTACCGTTAGAGGGACCTGCGGCTCGTCCGCATGCCTCGCAGGTGAGCTCACCCGCCGTCACACAGGTCGGCCCCACAGGAAATATCCCGCAGGAAGAGCGCTGCTCGGCGGCCTCCGTTCGGCCCCCGCAATATTTTGATGGTAGTCAAAACAAAATTAGAGAGGTTTATTATGTTAGAATTAACTTTCAAATGGCCCTTATAGATGCGACGTTCCGGCCCTCGCCGTGTTTTCTCTGGATCCGACCGCTCGGAGACCTTCAGCCGCACAGCTCAGGTGTACGGTACACAGCACACCCTTTGTCACGCGTACTTTTAATAGACCGCGTCCCTTGGGAGCACTTTCGTTCCACCGTATTTCCCATTTGGTGGGACATTTCTTGTGGGGCTTTTAACTTATGGGTCCCAGCCAGGGCTCTTTCCATTAGTAACTTACTGCTGAAGTTCTCGAAGCGTCGCGCAACATTTACAAGAAGATGCAGGTGTCTTTAAATCCTTTACATTTCACGGACGCCTTCCGGTCCGCACGGGTCTAATTATCCTGATGAGCAAGAAGGGCCGAAGAACTCCCTTccacagacagctggtagcgtagtgcttggTGTTACTTCCTTTGGATCCGCAGGTTGGATCCCCTCTCTTACCCGAACTCgctcctgtaaaaattgcctagctgtataaatggggggttgggggggggggggggcgtggtgcgGTGCGCTGTGGTGCGGCACTGCAGTGTGGTACGGTGCGGGGGGTTTCACTAGTTCCCgctgcgtggtgggtctggggtttgagccctgctcggggtcccttgcgacagaccggtgtcccatccaaggtgtgtccccttgcaccctgggtttccgggttaggctccagcctgccacgacccccctcgggacaaatggttgtgcactgtgtgtgtgtgtataaaattatcctaagtcacttgggagaaaagtaccagctaaatgaataaatgtaatgtagattcTATGAGACACCAATCATTTCATTTAGCTTATCCACCAATAATGTAACCAGTCGCATGGCTTTCcttacaaatatacattttattgtcTGAGCATAACTTTCCCCTTCTGTGATACCATTTAGCATCTTAAAAGGGACAGTACACACAAGGCCAAGGGAGAAAAACTctgaatgaaaatggaataGCTTATATTCTTTAAATGTCAGAATGGTTAGGTCATTTTTCCAACAATCCTTCAAGCATCTACGAATCAAAGTCTCTCAATTGTATTTAAATGCCTTTCCACGGCAACAATGAATATTCAGATGAGACGACACTGCCACCTAGTGCTAGTCCTACTACTGGTCTGCAGCACTGTCTTCAGCTGCTCTCACTGTTATTGATTATATTTTTTGGTCCTCCTGGCAAGTCGATTAATATCATCCTTAATTTGGCTGATGCCGTCATCATCGATGTCACACAGCATCAGGCTCCGCACAGGAGggccggtagcatagtggttagggttactgcctttagatccaaaaggttgcaggtttgatccccccctaCAGTTGTTGTTCCCCGGAGctaggtacttactgtaaaattactcagctgtataaatgggtgaatagttgtTAGTTgccgtggagaaaagcatcggctagaTCTATAACACTGGGATGTTTTGTATTATACAGGCTGTCCATAAACTCCTTGATCATAGTAGATACTGTGATCACGAGCAGGTTTTCCTCGAACCGTTCATTGCGGTATCTGCACCTTTTTCACTCCGGTGGCAAAGTGAAAGCAGTTGGAGCCTTTGCCCTCGTCTCATTGGAAACCGATGCTCTGCCGCCGCTTCTTCCCGTTTCCAGAAATGGGCTCATCCACAACCGCATTAACTTCACACCAGGTGGACTCTTTCTATACTTTGCTCAGAGCCGTTGCTCAGCACATACCAGAAATTTAACACCTGCAAACCAAACAAGGCCTCGTCTTTCTTAGGAATGGACGCCACCTGTAATTAGCAGGTGCTAAAGGTCTACAGGCATATGAATCATACAGTCCGTATCTCTCCACCCTCTATCCATCTATGTGTCTATCTATCCACCCAACCACCCAGTTCCTACTTTCCTACCTATGGGGTTTGGTATTTCATTCTATTcacttggcgaataaggtgtgtgggctgataacactgcaaagtgttcattggaaattgctttggaggaaaacaccTGCTAAATATTAacactgtctacaactgcttgtcccgagcggggtcacggcgagctggagcctaacccggcaacacagggcgcaaggctgaacggggaggggacgcaccctggaagggatgccagtccgccgcaaggcaccccaagcgggactcgaaccccagacccaccacagggcAGGTCCCctggtctgctaaataaatagatggaaatgtaaattgtgTTGCGAGTGTTGTGTCCTGAAATCCTACATCCTCGGTCACAGCGATCCCCATAAACCCATCAGAAGAAGGTGtcaatgctgtaaaaatgcctGCATTCGTCGCTTTGCCTCCAGATCCTTCTTCCCCTCGTTTCTCAGCCCGTCCACCTCGTCGGCCACCGGCGCCTCCGTCTTACGGTGCAAGAACTTATAgaagaggcagaggagcagCAAGCCCAGAATGGTGCTGGTGAATATCACCCCGGCGACCGGCCAGAAAAAGTCGGACTTTGCAGCTCCAGGTTCCAGGCAGAAGAACATCACGGGGATTAGAAGGTTCTGTGTGGCACAGGCGACGTAGTAGACCAACATCTGCAGCTTACTGTTCTGTCCCTTAATGTTGAAGAATGTGAAAATGAGTATAACCCCAACCACAGCCCTGTACAACTTCTCCAGGTGCTTGGACGTGCAGAAGTCCGTCTCCTCTCTGTAGGTCCATATCACGCCAAGCAACCAGACGAAAGCCAAGGCGAAGACGTAGTAGGTGTGGAGCACCACCAGCAGGCTGAGGGCGAGCACGCGGCCGCTCACGGTCAGCAGCTTGTAGGACAGGTACACCACGGTGGGCAGACCCCAGGGCATCTCGCTGACGTCCGGAAGGGATCTGCGGAAGCACCTGCGGTAGTCAACAGTCGACCAGGCGATGTTGAAGAAAGAGCCGGTGATGCAGACGTCTGGCAGGGAAAACAGGTAGAAAGTTTATACCTAAAGCAGGACATGGCGTGATGGTTAAAGAAGTAGACGGGCTCCTAGGAGAGGAACCTATGAGACCCATTAGACCCTTGAGCAGGTACTTAAAATTACTTCATTAACTTGAGCTGTGCCTCGCAAATCCTGTCCTGCACgtctggatgtgggttcaaatgttGCTGCGACTGTGTGGAGTTCTTCTCGCATCCTCCTCAATCTCACGCGactttccaccaggtgctctggtttcctcacacggTCAAACAATACGAGATTTAGGTGGACTGAtcgctctaaattgcccttggtgtgAGAACATGTGAGTTgatgactgtgtgtatgtgagagagagagagagagagagagagagagagagagagagagagagagagagagagagagagagagagattgtcctgtaatggattggcatcctatccaaggtgttccctgcctcacaccctctgcttccaggttagactctggcccACCGCAATCCTGCACTGGATAAGCTGTTACCGAAGATCCATCAATTAATTAATGACTAAAGACAAGCAAAGACAGGGGTACATGGACTCACACTGGATGACGGAGCGGTGGTCGTGACCCAGTATGATGTAGAGCTGCAGGATGAGTTGGGGGGTGCTCTCCAGGAAGGTCTCGAACAGCCGCAGCATGCTCAGATCAGTGGCCTTGGCGAACAGGTCACGGTGGAGCTCGGTGTCGTCCCTCACCGAGGGGCTGCAAACCCACACCGTTCGTACAGCTTTCCTCAGCAGCCGGTAATACCTACAGGAGGACAGGAAGGACACCTCAGCTTGCAGGTCTCCTGTGGCTTGAcgttaaatattttacatcttaTTACTCCCGATTCATTCGGCTGACgttcttctccaaagtatcTCACAAGGTTAAGTTTGTATACGAAGATTTTACGGTGATTTACCCACCGGAAGGAAATTGGTAGTGCAGTGCAgcggttagcgctactgcctttggacccaaaagtctcaggtttgaatcccagccacggtacccttaagcaaggtacttgccctgaaattactccagtaaaaattaccagctgtcaaaagggtaaataaccGTAGGCAGAcgaacagtgtaagttgctctggagaaaagtgcgattcatgcagctgggtacttttttttttttttttttttttactggagcagctcaggctaagtaccttgaatAAAGGTAGTACAGAAGGAGAGcagattcgaacctggggctTTTCACGAGCTGTAACAATCATACTGCCTGCTGCTCGCTTA contains these protein-coding regions:
- the xkr9 gene encoding XK-related protein 9, producing MGFTKRRCITTVFGIVIYVTDVGTDLWVAVQYFEDGRVAWCTLTLLFVLCGLACAQIFSYAWFCDDGGVADSADRAVRADTADSADAVERADKADSADQLSRRSAVVLHLLQLGIFIRYYRLLRKAVRTVWVCSPSVRDDTELHRDLFAKATDLSMLRLFETFLESTPQLILQLYIILGHDHRSVIQYVCITGSFFNIAWSTVDYRRCFRRSLPDVSEMPWGLPTVVYLSYKLLTVSGRVLALSLLVVLHTYYVFALAFVWLLGVIWTYREETDFCTSKHLEKLYRAVVGVILIFTFFNIKGQNSKLQMLVYYVACATQNLLIPVMFFCLEPGAAKSDFFWPVAGVIFTSTILGLLLLCLFYKFLHRKTEAPVADEVDGLRNEGKKDLEAKRRMQAFLQH